Proteins co-encoded in one Flavobacterium sp. M31R6 genomic window:
- a CDS encoding succinate dehydrogenase/fumarate reductase iron-sulfur subunit, with translation MSAAKNINITLQIWRQKNSKEKGKMESYKLNNVSTASSFLEMLDQLNEQLVNERKEPIAFDHDCREGICGMCSLYINGRAHGPDTGITTCQLHMRMFNDGDTIVVEPWRSVAFPVIKDLVVDRTAFDRIQQAGGFVSVNTSGNTIDANTIPVPKDDADKAFEAAACIGCGACVATCKNGSAMLFVGAKVSQYALLPQGKVEATNRVLNMVRQMDEEGFGNCTNTGACEIECPKGISLENIARMNREYLSASLK, from the coding sequence ATGAGCGCAGCAAAAAATATCAATATAACTCTTCAGATTTGGCGTCAAAAAAACTCCAAAGAAAAGGGGAAAATGGAATCATACAAACTAAATAATGTTTCTACAGCCAGTTCGTTTTTGGAAATGTTAGACCAATTGAACGAACAATTAGTAAACGAAAGAAAAGAACCAATTGCATTTGACCACGACTGTCGTGAAGGAATTTGCGGAATGTGTTCTTTATATATCAATGGACGTGCACACGGACCAGATACTGGAATTACAACTTGTCAATTGCATATGAGAATGTTTAATGACGGGGATACAATTGTAGTTGAGCCATGGAGAAGTGTTGCTTTCCCAGTAATTAAAGATTTAGTTGTGGACAGAACAGCTTTTGATAGAATTCAGCAAGCAGGAGGATTTGTTTCGGTGAATACTTCAGGAAACACTATCGATGCCAATACCATTCCAGTTCCTAAAGACGATGCTGATAAGGCATTTGAAGCAGCAGCATGTATTGGTTGTGGTGCTTGTGTGGCAACTTGTAAAAATGGTTCTGCTATGTTATTTGTTGGAGCAAAAGTTTCACAATATGCATTGTTACCACAAGGAAAAGTAGAAGCTACAAACCGTGTGTTGAACATGGTGCGTCAAATGGACGAAGAAGGTTTTGGTAATTGTACCAATACTGGAGCTTGCGAAATCGAATGTCCAAAAGGAATTTCCCTTGAAAACATTGCTCGTATGAACAGAGAATATCTTTCTGCAAGTTTGAAATAA
- a CDS encoding amidohydrolase, which translates to MKIALIQSSLFWENPEKNRKKLGEKINAISESVDLIILPEMFTSGFTMKPNDVAETTHGETITWLKHLAKAKNVAITGSLVIVEKENFYNRLVFVFPSGEIQFYDKRHLFSLAGEDKVYTAGSNKLIIEYKGWKICPLICYDLRFPVFSRNVEEYDVLIYVANWPKIRINAWDALLKARAIENMSYTIGVNRIGEDDNNFQYNGHSQVVNFLGDYIMEPIETKGVFIIELNKAELLLARKKFNFLSDQDSFVLK; encoded by the coding sequence ATGAAAATTGCACTTATCCAATCATCCTTATTCTGGGAAAACCCGGAAAAAAACAGAAAAAAACTCGGAGAAAAAATCAATGCCATTTCTGAAAGTGTTGATTTAATCATTCTCCCTGAAATGTTTACTTCTGGATTTACCATGAAGCCCAATGATGTTGCCGAAACTACGCATGGCGAAACAATTACTTGGTTAAAACATTTGGCTAAAGCCAAAAACGTAGCAATTACAGGAAGTTTAGTTATTGTCGAAAAAGAAAATTTCTACAACCGATTGGTTTTTGTTTTTCCTTCGGGCGAAATTCAATTTTATGACAAAAGGCATTTGTTTAGTCTGGCTGGAGAAGACAAGGTTTATACAGCTGGCAGCAATAAATTAATTATTGAATATAAAGGGTGGAAAATTTGCCCGCTGATTTGTTATGATTTACGTTTCCCTGTTTTTTCCAGAAATGTGGAAGAATATGATGTGTTGATTTATGTTGCTAATTGGCCAAAGATAAGGATAAACGCTTGGGATGCTTTGCTAAAAGCACGTGCCATAGAAAACATGAGTTATACCATTGGGGTTAATAGAATTGGGGAAGACGATAACAATTTTCAATATAATGGACATTCCCAAGTTGTCAATTTCTTGGGAGATTACATTATGGAACCCATAGAGACAAAAGGGGTTTTTATTATCGAATTAAATAAAGCCGAACTGCTCTTAGCCAGAAAAAAGTTTAATTTTTTAAGTGATCAAGATTCTTTTGTGTTAAAATGA
- a CDS encoding hydroxymethylglutaryl-CoA synthase family protein, translating into MKIGIDAIAFNVAKLHLPIKTLAIARNIEPEKLEKGLGLLKMTLPDTHQDTVVFGANALTKLIQDNNIKLDDIARIYVGTESAIDSSKPISSFLISLMEQKFGENSLSECDVVDFTFACIGGVDALQNCLDFVQLNPDKKAIVVTTDFAKYDLNSTGEYTQGAGAVAMLITSNPRIITFENHWGVSTKGVFDFFKPYRTVSKKEITGNTNNESWFDNLESEIEIHKDQPVFDGQYSNQCYMDRTREAYFSFKKTKNTTETVYNNWTSIVMHLPYAFQGRRMLSEIYALDASTPILSGEETASEYQNKLKEISKSEDYKTFVSEKLQPAELASSLIGNLYTGSIFMGLLSTLAHFYDNKKEITSEKFGFLAYGSGSKSKVFEGTIQPEWKSAISNVALLETLENSFEIDFETYEKLHKKEQKQSIQEPKNEWILDRIETEIPNLIGARYYKWVD; encoded by the coding sequence ATGAAAATCGGAATTGATGCAATAGCTTTTAATGTTGCCAAATTACACTTACCTATAAAAACATTAGCAATCGCTAGAAACATAGAACCCGAAAAACTAGAAAAAGGATTGGGTTTATTAAAAATGACTTTACCGGATACTCATCAAGATACAGTTGTCTTTGGTGCTAATGCTTTGACAAAACTAATCCAAGACAACAACATCAAATTAGACGATATTGCCCGGATATATGTTGGAACCGAGAGCGCCATTGATAGCTCAAAACCCATAAGTTCGTTCTTGATTTCTTTAATGGAACAAAAATTTGGAGAGAACTCTTTATCCGAATGTGATGTTGTGGATTTCACTTTTGCCTGTATTGGCGGTGTGGATGCACTACAAAACTGCCTTGATTTTGTTCAACTCAATCCAGACAAAAAAGCAATTGTTGTCACTACCGATTTTGCTAAATACGACTTGAATTCAACTGGAGAATATACTCAAGGAGCTGGTGCAGTTGCCATGCTGATCACTTCAAATCCAAGAATTATAACTTTTGAAAATCATTGGGGAGTAAGTACAAAAGGAGTTTTTGATTTCTTCAAACCTTACAGAACGGTTTCGAAAAAGGAAATCACAGGAAATACAAATAACGAATCTTGGTTTGATAATTTAGAAAGCGAAATTGAAATCCACAAAGACCAACCCGTTTTTGATGGTCAATATTCGAACCAATGTTATATGGATCGAACAAGAGAAGCTTATTTTTCCTTCAAAAAAACAAAAAACACAACTGAAACTGTATATAATAATTGGACAAGCATTGTAATGCATTTGCCTTATGCATTTCAAGGTCGAAGAATGTTATCAGAGATTTATGCTTTGGACGCTTCTACTCCAATTCTTTCTGGAGAAGAAACTGCATCCGAATATCAGAATAAATTAAAAGAAATCAGCAAATCTGAAGATTACAAAACATTTGTTTCTGAAAAATTACAGCCTGCAGAATTGGCTTCTTCTCTAATCGGAAATTTATATACTGGTTCCATTTTTATGGGATTGCTTTCTACTCTGGCACATTTCTATGACAACAAAAAAGAAATTACGTCTGAAAAATTCGGTTTTCTAGCTTACGGAAGTGGTTCCAAATCTAAGGTTTTTGAAGGCACCATTCAACCCGAATGGAAATCAGCCATAAGCAATGTTGCTCTTTTGGAAACGCTTGAAAATAGTTTTGAAATTGATTTTGAAACTTATGAAAAATTACACAAAAAGGAACAAAAACAAAGCATCCAAGAACCTAAAAACGAATGGATTTTGGATCGAATAGAAACCGAAATACCCAATTTAATCGGGGCCCGTTATTATAAATGGGTTGACTAA
- a CDS encoding helix-turn-helix domain-containing protein produces the protein MNVEKEYIKLIFGLKLKQARTNKDLSLFGLAKITELSKSYLNEIEKGKKYPKTEKIILLAEKLDVTYDHMVSLKLDNNLAPIGEILKSGILKEIPLDLFGIQEADLIDIIANAPAKVNAFISTIIEIAQHYNLTRESFFLASLRSYQEAHNNYFEDLEEKVLSFCKAFHINIDANISIEELSAILIEEYGYTIEEIVFSEQDELGDLRSIFVPKSKTLLLSKGIDSSQRAFILAKEIAYNYLEITERLYTFSWIKFDNFDQVLNNFYASYFAGALLLPRQHLIDELNVFLSNSNPKPQEMVQLMSKFNVSPESFYQRLTNILPKDFQIKNLFFLRLSHEIGSDTYQIKKELHITNQQEPHANEMNEHYCRRWVSIKTIVESLKQKKEHFFDAQISRYENSNNEYLVFSSATPDPFKKNCLRSISVGILITPSIKKKFKFIEGDSVQRQLVGVTCETCSVQNCLERASPPIHLEQKVRNEKTDATVQEYIAKFS, from the coding sequence ATGAACGTAGAAAAGGAATATATCAAGTTGATTTTTGGGCTTAAACTCAAGCAGGCTCGAACAAATAAAGATTTGTCATTATTTGGCTTGGCCAAAATAACGGAGCTGTCAAAATCGTATTTGAATGAGATTGAAAAAGGAAAAAAATATCCCAAAACGGAAAAAATTATTCTTTTGGCGGAGAAATTGGACGTAACCTACGACCATATGGTGTCATTAAAACTCGATAATAATCTTGCGCCGATTGGGGAAATATTAAAATCGGGAATTTTGAAGGAGATTCCGTTGGATCTTTTCGGGATTCAGGAAGCGGATTTAATTGATATTATTGCCAATGCTCCTGCCAAAGTCAATGCCTTTATCAGTACCATTATTGAAATAGCGCAGCATTATAACTTAACAAGAGAAAGTTTTTTCTTGGCCTCATTGCGTTCTTATCAAGAAGCACACAATAATTACTTCGAGGATCTTGAGGAAAAAGTACTGTCGTTCTGCAAAGCATTTCACATTAATATTGATGCCAATATTTCTATAGAGGAGTTGTCGGCTATATTGATTGAGGAATATGGCTATACCATAGAAGAAATTGTTTTCTCAGAGCAGGATGAGTTGGGGGATTTGCGTTCCATTTTTGTTCCAAAAAGTAAGACATTGTTGCTTTCAAAGGGAATTGATTCTTCTCAGAGAGCTTTTATTTTGGCTAAGGAAATAGCGTATAATTATCTTGAAATTACCGAAAGATTATACACCTTCAGTTGGATAAAATTTGACAACTTTGACCAGGTTCTCAATAATTTTTACGCCTCTTATTTTGCTGGAGCATTGTTGTTGCCAAGACAACATTTGATAGATGAATTGAATGTATTTTTATCCAACAGCAATCCAAAACCTCAAGAAATGGTTCAATTGATGAGTAAATTCAATGTTTCTCCTGAATCATTCTATCAGCGTTTGACCAATATTTTGCCAAAGGATTTTCAGATAAAGAACTTATTTTTTCTTCGTTTGTCCCATGAAATTGGCTCAGATACTTATCAAATAAAAAAGGAATTACATATTACCAATCAGCAAGAGCCTCATGCCAACGAAATGAATGAGCATTATTGCAGAAGATGGGTTTCTATAAAAACAATTGTGGAGTCTTTGAAACAAAAGAAAGAACATTTTTTTGACGCGCAGATTTCACGCTATGAAAATAGTAATAATGAGTATCTTGTTTTTTCATCGGCGACTCCGGATCCTTTTAAGAAAAACTGTTTGCGAAGTATTTCGGTTGGAATTTTGATAACGCCTTCCATTAAGAAAAAGTTTAAATTCATTGAGGGTGATTCGGTGCAAAGACAATTAGTTGGGGTGACTTGTGAAACTTGCTCGGTACAAAATTGTTTAGAGAGAGCTTCGCCTCCAATTCATTTGGAACAAAAAGTTAGAAATGAAAAGACGGATGCAACGGTTCAAGAATATATAGCTAAGTTTAGTTAA
- a CDS encoding fumarate reductase/succinate dehydrogenase flavoprotein subunit encodes MKLDSKIPEGHISQKWTDYKDHLKLVAPNNRPKIDIIVVGTGLAGASAAASFAEMGYNVKAFCYQDSPRRAHSIAAQGGINAAKNYQNDGDSTFRLFYDTIKGGDYRAREANVHRLAEVSGNIIDQCVAQGVPFARDYGGMLDNRSFGGTQVQRTFYAAGQTGQQLLLGAYSSLSRQIGLGKVEMYNRHEMLELVKVDGKARGIIARNLITGDLERHSAHAVIIATGGYGNVYFLSTNAMGSNVTAGWKIHKQGALFANPCYVQIHPTCIPVHGTNQSKLTLMSESLRNSGRIWVPKKKEDAEAIRAGKLKPVQIAEEDRDYYLERKYPAFGNLVPRDVASRAGKEVCDEGRGIEANDTNEGVYLDFATEIQSKGKQTAYAKGNHNPSQEEILTLGKKWLEEKYGNLFTMYQKITDENPYETPMKIYPAVHYTMGGVWVDYNLQSTIPGCFVAGEANFSDHGANRLGASALMQGLADGYFVLPYTVSNYLADDIRTGKISTDLPEFVAAENSVKEQINKFLSNNGTKTVDHFHKRLGLIMWNKVGMGRNEKGLTEAISEIAALKEEFFKDVYVPGSADELNPELEKALRVADFIELGQLMAMDALQRKESCGGHFREEYQDSEGETLRDDENFSFVGAWENKGYDVTKSELHKEELKYEFIKIAARNYK; translated from the coding sequence ATGAAACTAGATTCTAAAATACCAGAAGGTCACATTTCACAAAAATGGACTGATTATAAAGACCACTTAAAGTTAGTTGCACCAAACAACCGACCAAAAATAGATATTATTGTTGTAGGAACTGGATTAGCTGGTGCTTCGGCGGCTGCGTCTTTTGCCGAAATGGGTTATAATGTAAAAGCATTTTGTTACCAAGATTCTCCACGTCGTGCGCACTCAATCGCTGCACAAGGAGGAATCAATGCTGCAAAAAATTATCAAAATGACGGAGACAGTACTTTTCGTTTGTTCTATGATACAATTAAAGGGGGAGATTACAGAGCTCGTGAGGCAAACGTTCACCGTTTAGCTGAAGTTTCTGGAAACATCATTGACCAATGTGTGGCTCAGGGTGTTCCTTTTGCCCGTGATTACGGAGGAATGTTGGACAACCGTTCTTTTGGTGGTACACAGGTACAACGTACTTTTTACGCTGCTGGACAAACAGGACAACAATTATTATTAGGAGCTTATTCTTCTTTATCAAGACAAATCGGTTTAGGGAAAGTTGAGATGTACAACCGTCACGAAATGTTGGAATTGGTAAAGGTTGATGGAAAAGCTCGTGGAATCATTGCCCGTAACTTGATTACCGGAGATTTAGAAAGACATTCTGCTCACGCCGTAATTATTGCAACAGGAGGATACGGAAACGTTTATTTCCTTTCTACAAATGCAATGGGATCAAATGTAACTGCTGGCTGGAAAATTCACAAACAAGGCGCTTTGTTCGCAAATCCTTGTTACGTACAAATTCACCCAACTTGTATTCCAGTTCACGGAACCAATCAATCTAAATTGACGTTGATGTCTGAGTCATTAAGAAACTCTGGACGTATTTGGGTTCCAAAGAAAAAAGAAGATGCTGAAGCGATTCGTGCAGGTAAATTAAAACCAGTCCAAATTGCTGAAGAAGATAGAGATTACTACTTAGAAAGAAAATATCCAGCATTTGGAAATTTAGTTCCTCGTGATGTTGCTTCAAGAGCAGGAAAAGAAGTTTGTGACGAAGGTCGCGGAATTGAGGCTAACGATACCAATGAAGGTGTTTATTTGGATTTCGCTACAGAGATTCAATCTAAAGGAAAACAAACAGCTTACGCAAAAGGAAATCACAATCCTTCTCAAGAAGAAATACTTACATTAGGAAAAAAATGGTTGGAGGAAAAATATGGTAACTTGTTTACAATGTACCAAAAAATCACGGATGAGAATCCATATGAAACTCCAATGAAAATCTATCCTGCTGTTCACTACACAATGGGTGGAGTTTGGGTTGATTATAACTTACAATCTACTATTCCAGGTTGTTTCGTTGCAGGAGAGGCTAACTTCTCTGACCATGGCGCGAACCGTTTGGGAGCTTCAGCTTTGATGCAAGGTTTAGCTGATGGATATTTTGTATTGCCTTACACTGTTTCTAATTATTTGGCAGATGATATTCGTACTGGAAAAATCTCTACAGATTTGCCAGAATTCGTAGCTGCTGAAAATAGTGTGAAAGAGCAAATCAACAAATTCTTGTCTAATAATGGAACTAAAACGGTGGATCATTTCCACAAACGTTTAGGTTTGATTATGTGGAATAAAGTTGGAATGGGGCGTAATGAGAAAGGTTTAACAGAGGCTATATCAGAAATCGCAGCTTTAAAAGAAGAGTTCTTCAAAGATGTTTATGTTCCAGGCAGTGCAGATGAATTGAATCCTGAATTAGAAAAAGCACTTCGTGTTGCCGATTTCATCGAATTAGGACAATTGATGGCTATGGATGCTTTGCAACGTAAAGAATCTTGTGGAGGCCACTTCCGTGAAGAATATCAGGATTCTGAAGGGGAAACGCTTCGTGATGACGAAAACTTCTCTTTTGTAGGAGCTTGGGAAAACAAAGGATACGATGTTACAAAATCGGAACTTCACAAAGAAGAATTGAAATACGAGTTTATCAAAATCGCAGCTAGAAATTACAAATAA
- a CDS encoding succinate dehydrogenase cytochrome b subunit, with amino-acid sequence MAKSAILKSSIAKKVAMALSGLFLIMFLSLHFFINFVSVFSADSFNAMSHFMGYNPLIQFVMQPVLVVGVVFHFVMGFVLELKNRNARPVAYVKYDGAANASWASRNMIISGLVVLAFLGLHFYDFWVHEMIYKYVESNVIDETRYYPELVAKFESPVRTGLYCVAFVLLALHLWHGFTSSLQSVGFDNKIGKSLHKICYAFAIIVPFGFIFIALFHHFNN; translated from the coding sequence ATGGCAAAATCTGCAATATTGAAGTCGTCTATAGCTAAAAAAGTGGCTATGGCGCTTTCAGGACTTTTCTTGATTATGTTTCTATCGCTGCATTTCTTTATTAATTTCGTATCGGTTTTTAGTGCCGATTCATTTAATGCGATGTCACATTTTATGGGTTACAATCCGTTAATCCAATTTGTAATGCAACCTGTTCTGGTTGTAGGTGTGGTTTTTCACTTCGTTATGGGGTTTGTATTGGAGTTGAAAAATAGAAATGCTAGGCCTGTTGCCTATGTAAAATACGATGGTGCTGCAAATGCATCTTGGGCATCCAGAAATATGATTATTTCAGGTTTGGTCGTATTGGCATTCTTAGGATTGCATTTTTATGATTTCTGGGTTCATGAAATGATTTACAAATATGTGGAATCAAATGTAATTGATGAAACTAGATATTATCCTGAATTGGTGGCTAAATTTGAAAGTCCAGTTCGTACAGGATTGTATTGTGTAGCATTTGTATTATTGGCTTTACACCTTTGGCATGGTTTCACATCCTCTTTGCAATCAGTGGGATTCGACAATAAAATAGGAAAGTCATTGCATAAAATTTGTTATGCATTTGCAATTATAGTTCCTTTTGGATTTATTTTCATTGCGCTATTTCATCATTTTAATAATTAA